A DNA window from Drosophila virilis strain 15010-1051.87 chromosome 4, Dvir_AGI_RSII-ME, whole genome shotgun sequence contains the following coding sequences:
- the Frmd5 gene encoding FERM domain-containing protein 5 produces MFKSKNECNIVYKCTVRLLDDSDVLECEFQPFHKGIYLVDHICRQLDIKEKDYFGLRYVDTGKQRHWLDLAKSILKQCKDIDPVLFSLRVKFYPADPFRLTGNGRIMLFQQLKRDLRHGRLYCSLGEAAALGALIVQEELGDYDEMMHIGDYVSSLDLALRQTENLEKKIIDLHKKRKPGQDPSVAMDEFMGIARGLETYGIDPHPVKDHRGSLLYVGINHAGISTFVAGKRSQHFRWNEVHKINFEGKMFIAHLSFTDASREPKKHTIGFKCPSGPACRYLWRCAIEQMLFFTLPNSQHAAVVSGGGFFSWGTKFRYTGRTEREILTESINALREQKMTNSTSSKRKASSVPATPSSPQGDLAQIRYSSLPRSTMSEPLGCSMAPSILIYGGHGQDVGVNGSLQMPILEPVCEEARLRSSNMDRLNHMGTELSGYAFRDSIEHSSTESGLTASGYDVAGKPRGNHNDSKQHLYYSSKQYYALPNPALNSSSSVGISSGKHIGKYSRTHSNSNGGKSLRKFHLLHAFIPSVIFVVIAMAGTAVFIMESELEIFERVRNSPEMLSLRYQYYQPLKEFVMEKLGRKM; encoded by the exons atgtttaaaagtaAAAACGAATGTAATATTGTGTATAAGTGCACTGTGCGCCTACTTGATGATTCTGATGTCTTAGAGTGTGAATTTCAG CCATTCCATAAAGGCATTTACCTAGTCGACCATATATGTAGGCAATTAGATATTAAGGAAAAGGACTATTTTGGCTTACGTTATGTagacacaggcaaacaacgg cACTGGCTTGATTTGGCCAAATCCATATTGAAACAATGCAAAG ATATAGATCCTGTGCTGTTTTCCTTACGCGTCAAATTCTATCCAGCGGATCCATTTCGCCTTACCGGCAATGGACGCATCATGCTCTTCCAACAGCTGAAGAGAGATCTTCGTCACGGCCGGCTATACTGTTCCCTGGGCGAGGCAGCCGCTCTTGGGGCATTGATTGTGCAGG aggAACTTGGGGACTATGACGAAATGATGCATATCGGCGACTATGTGTCATCGCTGGATTTGGCTCTGCGCCAAACCGAGAATCTGGAAAAGAAGATCATTGATCTGCATAAAAAGCGAAAGCCCGGTCAGGATCCCTCCGTGGCAATGGATGAGTTTATGGGCATTGCCCGAGGCCTCGAAACGTACGGCATTGATCCCCATCCCGTCAAGGATCATCGCGGCTCCCTGCTGTACGTTGGCATCAATCATGCCGGCATCAGCACCTTCGTGGCCGGCAAGCGTTCCCAGCACTTTCGCTGGAATGAGGTGCACAAGATTAACTTCGAGggcaaaatgtttattgcaCATTTGAGCTTCACGGATGCCAGCCGAGAGCCC AAAAAGCACACAATTGGCTTCAAGTGCCCCTCGGGACCCGCTTGCCGTTACCTGTGGAGGTGTGCGATCGAGCAAATGCTCTTCTTCAC CTTGCCAAATAGCCAGCATGCGGCTGTTGTTTCCGGCGGTGGCTTCTTCTCCTGGGGCACAAAGTTCCGTTATACCGGTAGAACTGAACGCGAGATTCTGACTGAAAGCATAAACGCATTACGCGAGCAAAAAATGACCAATTCAACGTCTAGCAAACGCAAGGCAAGCAGTGTGCCGGCCACGCCCTCCAGTCCACAGGGCGACTTGGCACAAATAC GCTACAGCAGCTTGCCACGTTCAACAATGTCCGAGCCGTTGGGCTGTTCTATGGCACCGAGCATTCTCATCTATGGCGGCCATGGCCAGGACGTGGGCGTCAACGGCAGCCTGCAAATGCCCATCCTGGAGCCCGTTTGCGAGGAGGCGCGTCTGCGCTCCTCAAACATGGATAGACTTAATCATATGGGAACAGAACTATCCGGCTATGCATTCCGTGACTCCATTGAGCATTCGTCAACGGAAAGCGGACTTACGGCTAGTGGCTATGATGTGGCTGGGAAGCCGCGTGGCAATCACAACGACTCCAAGCAGCATCTTTATTATTCATCCAAACAGTACTATGCGCTGCCCAATCCCGCCTTAAATTCAAGCTCTTCCGTCGGTATCTCCAGCGGCAAACATATTGGCAAATACTCGCGCACACATTCAAATTCCAATGGCGGCAAGAGTTTGcgtaaatttcatttgttgcaCGCGTTTATACCATCCGTAATATTTGTTGTCATCGCAATGGCCGGCACTGCGGTCTTCATTATGGAATCGGAGCTGGAAATATTTGAACGTGTACGCAATTCTCCCGAAATGCTTAGTTTGCGTTATCAGTATTATCAGCCGCTAAAAGAATTTGTTATGGAAAAACTAGGCCggaaaatgtaa
- the lft gene encoding protein limb expression 1 homolog translates to MVYPEEPFWALPMVSGLYEDRDYRVNVVEALQEFWQMKQTRGVELKNGALVIYESIPSNSQPYVCFVTLPGGSCFGSFQNCPTKAEARRSSAKIALMNSVFNEHPSRRISDEFIEKAVQDARASFKGTPQNNELPESGIGAFRFMLEANKGRTMLEFQELMTVFQLLHWNGSLKAMRERQCSRQEVVAHYSNRSLDDEMRAQMALDWIAREQENPGVLRRELVLAERELETARMAGRELRFPKEKKDILMIAHNQLGGSNLGAASIEN, encoded by the exons ATGGTCTATCCCGAAGAACCTTTTTGGGCTTTGCCAATGGTATCCGGATTATACGAAGATAGAGATTATAGGG TTAATGTAGTGGAAGCTTTGCAGGAGTTTTGGCAAATGAAACAGACGCGCGGCGTCGAGTTGAAAAATGGAGCTCTTGTGATTTACGAATCGATTCCATCGAATAGCCAACCCTATGTTTGCTTCGTAACATTACCTGGCGGGAGTTGCTTTGGCAGTTTTCAG AATTGCCCAACTAAAGCGGAGGCCAGACGAAGTTCAGCTAAAATTGCCCTCATGAATTCGGTATTCAATGAACATCCATCTCGTCGCATAAGCGATGAGTTTATAGAAAAGGCTGTTCAGGATGCACGCGCCTCTTTCAAGGGAACACCACAAAATAATGAACTACCAGAATCAGGAATCGGCGCATTTAG ATTCATGCTTGAAGCAAATAAGGGGCGAACAATGTTGGAATTTCAAGAATTGATGACCGTCTTTCAACTACTACATTGGAATGGATCCTTAAAGGCAATGCGCGAGCGCCAGTGCTCCAGGCAGGAGGTGGTCGCACATTATTCAAACCGTAGTCTGGATGATGAGATGCGTGCCCAAATGGCACTCGACTGGATAGCACGTGAGCAGGAGAATCCAGGAGTGCTGCGAAGAGAACTGGTCTTGGCTGAACGCGAGCTAGAGACGGCACGCATGGCAGGACGAGAGCTGCGTTTTCCCAAGGAGAAAAAGGACATATTAATGATAGCACATAATCAACTGGGTGGCAGCAATTTGGGTGCAGCATCcattgaaaactga
- the Ir31a gene encoding ionotropic receptor 75a codes for MCLSVLALVLTLACVFLGQSSPMETSVLTEFTTRLVKTRESIIFACSEEDLYSNALALMESNQFVQPVHINSSYLLKSILTRKNYARTTVIVDTNCEGSSRLLKEASANRYFNKTYQWLLLGIDRSIDELLPLELDYVGPNAQMTYVNKTTDAYYLWDIHSKGRQLKSALEIHLIAKLSNDKKQLFIIKDVFELQSIKYRSQFNGLTLRGASVIDQENILTNEQIEAVLSRPTKDPGVAAFIKYHYELLCLLRDRFNFTVKFRNSRGWAGRLGNTTFRLGLLGIIMRNEADIAASGAFNRINRFAEFDTIHQSWKFETAFLFRFTPDLDTHGKSGNFLAPFSRQVWLFTLGTLIGITVIWLLLEYLSNRWHTKAEKQLKRRNLNIRNILWVARLRRKATNLTAENIMTRPDPKSQSNWTERILHTFGAVCQQGMEPIPKDLPSRSIVVTVYLFSVVMYNYYTSSVVGGLLSSSDQGPATVDEITSSPLKLSFEDIGYYKVLFRESSNPVVTRLISKKLSTSRGANEMGVYGHIEEAIPYLKSGGFAFHCEVVDAYPIIAELFDANEICDLREVSGLMEVEIMNWIVHKNSQYTELFKTAMCNAREVGLVERILRQRQMKKPACQSLYTVYPVTMSGVSSAFLTLLCGALLALLALCLEIATVKWRLRRI; via the exons ATGTGTTTGAGCGTGCTGGCTTTAGTGTTAACCTTAGCATGTGTGTTTTTGGGACAAAGTTCCCCAATGGAAACTTCTGTTTTAACGGAGTTCACGACGCGATTGGTTAAAACTAGGGAAAGCATTATATTTGCCTGTTCTGAAGAAG atCTTTATTCGAATGCTCTAGCACTCATGGAATCCAATCAATTTGTTCAACCGGTCCACATAAATAGCTCATATTtgcttaaatcaattttaacaaGAAAAAATTATGCTCGAACGACTGTGATTGTGGACACCAATTGCGAAGGTTCATCTAGGCTGCTCAAGGAGGCTTCTGCCAATAGATACTTCAACAAAACATATCAGTGGCTGCTGTTGGGCATAGATAGAAGTATTGACGAGTTGCTCCCACTCGAGCTAGATTACGTTGGACCGAATGCGCAAATGACCTATGTCAATAAGACAACGGATGCCTATTATCTTTGGGACATACATTCAAAGGGCCGTCAACTGAAATCAGCCTTGGAAATACATTTGATAGCAAAACTATCAAAtgataaaaaacaattgtttataattaaagACGTATTCGAGCTGCAAAGCATAAAATATCGCAGTCAATTCAATGGATTGACTTTAAGGGGTGCAAGTGTG aTTGATCAAGAGAATATACTGACAAATGAACAAATTGAAGCAGTACTCTCACGACCCACAAAGGATCCTGGTGTAGCAGCATTCATCAAGTATCATTACGAGCTGTTATGCCTGCTCAGAGATCGTTTTAATTTTACCGTCAAGTTTCGCAACTCCCGGGGTTGGGCTGGTAGATTGGGCAACACAACTTTTCGACTGGGATTGCTGGGCATAATTATGCGCAACGAGGCAGACATTGCAGCTTCCGGCGCATTCAATCGTATAAATCGCTTTGCTGAGTTCGACACTATACACCAGAGCTGGAAGTTTGAGACAGCGTTTTTGTTTCGCTTTACGCCCGACTTGGATACACACGGAAAAAGCGGTAATTTTTTAGCACCCTTTAGCAGACAGGTGTGGCTCTTCACGTTGGGCACCTTAATAGGGATTACCGTCATTTGGTTGCTCCTCGAGTACCTGAGCAACAGATGGCATACCAAAGCAGAGAAACAGTTGAAACGaagaaatttgaatataagaaatatattgtGGGTAGCTAGACTGAGGCGGAAGGCCACAAATTTGACAGCTGAAAATATAATGACACGTCCAGATCCCAAATCGCAAAGCAACTGGACAGAACGTATTCTACATACTTTTGGTGCCGTCTGTCAACAGGGAATGGAACCTATTCCCAAGGACTTACCGTCTCGTTCTATTGTGGTAACAGTTTATCTATTCTCCGTGGTAATGTACAACTATTACACGTCATCTGTCGTTGGTGGATTGCTCAGCTCTTCGGATCAAGGTCCGGCTACGGTTGATGAAATAACATCTAGCCCTCTCAAACTATCATTTGAAGATATTGGATActataaagttttatttaga GAAAGTTCAAACCCGGTTGTGACCCGgttaataagcaaaaaattGTCCACATCTAGAGGTGCCAATGAAATGGGTGTGTACGGCCACATAGAGGAAGCGATTCCATATCTCAAGAGTGGCGGTTTCGCATTTCACTGCGAGGTAGTTGACGCCTATCCGATAATAGCAGAATTGTTTGACGCTAATGAAATCTGCGATTTGCGCGAGGTATCCGGTCTTATGGAAGTGGAGATTATGAATTGGATTGTGCATAAAAATAGTCAATATACGGAGCTCTTCAAAACAGC AATGTGCAATGCACGCGAAGTTGGTTTAGTTGAGAGAATTCTTCGACAGCGTCAAATGAAAAAGCCAGCATGTCAGTCGTTGTACACCGTCTACCCGGTGACCATGTCAGGTGTTTCCTCAGCATTTCTCACCTTGCTAT GTGGTGCATTACTCGCTTTACTGGCGCTGTGTCTGGAGATAGCAACGGTTAAATGGCGATTACGCCGGATCTAA